A section of the Pseudomonas sp. Q1-7 genome encodes:
- the fdxH gene encoding formate dehydrogenase subunit beta, producing MASQDIIARSATTTPMPSVREMDQVAKLIDVSKCIGCKACQVACSEWNDLRDEVGQNHGTYDNPTDLTASSWTVMRFTEHEKPDGNLEWLIRKDGCMHCDEPGCLAACPSPGAIVKYANGIVDFNQDKCIGCGYCITGCPFDIPRISQKDHKAYKCTLCSDRVSVGLEPACVKTCPTGAIVFGSKEDMKEHAAGRIEDLKSRGFENAGLYDPPGVGGTHVMYVLHHADQPSLYAGLPDAPAISPMVSLWKGVTKPLGLLAMGVVALFGFFHYVRVGPNKVEEDEPPKRDAAVHDFDPKAPS from the coding sequence ATGGCATCCCAAGACATCATCGCCCGCTCCGCCACCACCACGCCCATGCCGTCCGTGCGCGAGATGGACCAGGTGGCGAAACTCATCGACGTGTCCAAGTGCATCGGTTGCAAGGCCTGCCAGGTCGCCTGTTCGGAATGGAACGACCTGCGCGACGAGGTGGGCCAGAACCACGGCACCTACGACAACCCCACTGACCTCACCGCCAGTTCCTGGACGGTCATGCGCTTCACCGAGCACGAGAAGCCGGACGGCAACCTGGAGTGGCTGATCCGCAAGGACGGCTGCATGCACTGCGACGAACCGGGCTGCCTCGCCGCCTGCCCGAGCCCCGGCGCCATCGTGAAGTACGCCAACGGCATCGTCGACTTCAACCAGGACAAGTGCATCGGCTGCGGCTACTGCATCACCGGCTGCCCCTTCGACATCCCGCGCATTTCGCAGAAGGACCACAAGGCCTACAAATGCACCCTGTGTTCCGACCGCGTGTCCGTGGGGCTGGAGCCGGCCTGCGTGAAGACCTGCCCCACCGGCGCCATCGTCTTTGGCAGCAAGGAAGACATGAAGGAGCACGCCGCCGGGCGCATCGAAGACCTCAAGTCCCGCGGCTTCGAGAACGCCGGCCTGTACGACCCGCCGGGTGTCGGCGGCACCCACGTCATGTACGTGCTGCACCATGCCGACCAGCCCTCGCTCTACGCAGGTCTGCCCGACGCCCCGGCCATCAGCCCGATGGTCAGCCTGTGGAAGGGCGTGACCAAGCCCCTCGGCCTCCTGGCCATGGGCGTGGTGGCGCTGTTCGGCTTCTTCCACTACGTGCGGGTCGGCCCGAACAAGGTAGAGGAAGACGAACCGCCCAAGCGTGATGCAGCGGTACACGACTTCGATCCCAAGGCACCGAGTTGA
- the fdnG gene encoding formate dehydrogenase-N subunit alpha — translation MDMNRRQFFKVCAVGLGGSSLAALGVSPPEAFADQVRHFKLARTVETRNTCPYCSVGCGLIMYSQGDAAKNVAQNIIHIEGDADHPVNRGTLCPKGAGLLDFVHSPNRLKYPEVREPGSNEWKRIEWDEALDRIARLMKEDRDANFVTQNAQGQTVNRWLTTGFLAASASSNEAGYITHKVVRSLGMLGFDNQARVUHGPTVAGLAPTFGRGAMTNHWTDIKNADLVLIMGGNAAEAHPCGFKWVTEAKAHNNARLIVVDPRFTRSASVADYYAPIRTGTDIAFLGGLINYLITQDKIQHEYVRNYTDAPFIVNDGFTFADGLFSGYDEARRAYPDKSSWSYAKGEDGYVRVDMTMQDPRCVFQLMKQHYSRYTADLVSSICGTPKAQLEQVWGLIAETSDPRKTMTVMYALGWTQHSVGSQMIRTGAMVQLLLGNIGMPGGGMNALRGHSNIQGLTDLGLLSNLLPGYLTLPADAEQDYAAYIEKRASKPTRPGQMSYWQNYGKFHVSLMKSWFGKSATAENNWCYDWLPKLDIPGYDVLKVFDLMHDGKVNGYFCQGFNPIGSFPNKAKVTESLAKLKYLVVMDPLATETSEFWRNAGEYNDVDTASIQTTVFRLPTTCFAEEDGSLVNSGRWLQWHWKGAEPPGQARTDIAIMGGLFHRLRAAYAKDGGTFPDPILGLDWNYLRPDEPGPDEIAREFNGKALADLTDPATGAVLLKAGEQVPGFAVLRDDGSTASGCWIFAGSWTAAGNQMARRDNSDPYAMGQTLGWAWAWPANRRILYNRASADPSGKPWNPEKKRLVWWNGKAWTGTDVPDFKGDAAPDLGMSPFIMNPEGVARFFALDKMSEGPFPEHYEPFETPVGRNLLHPEHAKVTSNPAARVFKLDWETFGKAENFPYAATTYRLTEHFHFWTKHCRLNAITQPQQFVEIGEALAKELGIAAGDWVKVSSNRGFIKAVAVVTKRIRPLTVDGKTVHQVGIPLHWGFSGVAQAGYITNTLTPFVGDGNTQTPEFKSFLVNVEKA, via the coding sequence ATGGACATGAACCGTCGACAGTTCTTCAAGGTCTGTGCCGTAGGCCTTGGAGGATCCAGCCTGGCGGCTCTGGGGGTCTCGCCCCCGGAAGCCTTCGCCGACCAGGTTCGCCATTTCAAACTGGCGCGCACCGTCGAGACGCGCAACACCTGCCCCTACTGCTCGGTCGGCTGCGGCCTGATCATGTACAGCCAGGGCGACGCGGCGAAGAACGTCGCGCAGAACATCATCCATATCGAAGGCGACGCCGATCACCCGGTGAACCGCGGCACCCTGTGCCCGAAAGGCGCGGGCCTGCTGGACTTCGTCCACAGCCCCAACCGCCTCAAGTACCCGGAGGTCCGCGAACCCGGCTCGAACGAGTGGAAGCGCATCGAGTGGGACGAGGCGCTGGACCGCATCGCCAGGCTGATGAAGGAAGACCGCGACGCCAACTTCGTCACGCAGAACGCCCAGGGCCAGACGGTGAACCGCTGGCTGACCACGGGCTTCCTCGCGGCGTCGGCCTCGTCCAACGAAGCCGGCTACATCACCCACAAGGTGGTGCGTTCCCTTGGCATGCTGGGGTTCGATAACCAGGCACGTGTCTGACATGGCCCGACGGTGGCAGGTCTTGCCCCGACGTTTGGCCGTGGCGCCATGACCAACCACTGGACCGACATCAAGAATGCCGATCTGGTGCTGATCATGGGCGGCAACGCCGCCGAAGCCCACCCCTGTGGCTTCAAGTGGGTCACCGAGGCCAAGGCGCACAACAACGCCCGGCTGATCGTGGTCGATCCGCGCTTCACCCGTTCCGCCTCGGTTGCCGATTACTACGCGCCGATCCGCACCGGGACCGACATCGCCTTCCTCGGCGGGCTGATCAACTACCTGATCACTCAGGACAAGATCCAGCACGAGTACGTGCGCAACTACACCGACGCGCCCTTCATCGTGAACGACGGCTTCACCTTCGCGGACGGCTTGTTCAGCGGCTACGACGAGGCCCGGCGCGCCTATCCGGACAAGTCCTCCTGGAGCTACGCCAAGGGTGAGGACGGCTATGTCCGCGTCGACATGACGATGCAGGACCCGCGCTGCGTGTTCCAACTGATGAAGCAGCACTACAGCCGCTACACGGCGGACCTGGTGAGCAGCATCTGCGGCACGCCGAAGGCGCAGCTGGAGCAGGTCTGGGGACTGATCGCCGAGACCTCCGACCCGCGCAAGACCATGACCGTCATGTACGCCCTGGGCTGGACCCAGCACTCGGTGGGCTCGCAGATGATCCGCACCGGCGCCATGGTGCAACTGCTGCTGGGCAACATCGGCATGCCCGGCGGCGGCATGAATGCCCTGCGCGGCCACTCCAACATCCAGGGCCTGACCGACCTCGGCCTGCTCTCCAACCTGCTGCCGGGCTACCTGACCCTGCCGGCCGACGCCGAGCAGGACTACGCCGCCTACATCGAAAAACGGGCGAGCAAGCCGACGCGGCCGGGGCAGATGTCCTACTGGCAGAACTACGGCAAGTTCCACGTCAGCCTGATGAAGTCCTGGTTCGGCAAGTCGGCCACCGCCGAGAACAACTGGTGCTACGACTGGCTGCCCAAGCTCGACATCCCCGGCTACGACGTGCTCAAGGTCTTCGACCTGATGCACGACGGCAAGGTGAACGGCTACTTCTGCCAGGGCTTCAACCCCATCGGCTCCTTCCCCAACAAGGCCAAGGTCACCGAGAGCCTGGCCAAACTGAAATACCTGGTGGTCATGGACCCGCTGGCCACCGAGACGTCGGAGTTCTGGCGCAACGCCGGCGAGTACAACGACGTCGACACCGCCAGCATCCAGACCACCGTGTTCCGCCTGCCCACCACCTGCTTCGCCGAGGAGGACGGTTCGCTGGTCAACAGCGGGCGGTGGCTGCAATGGCACTGGAAGGGCGCCGAACCGCCCGGCCAGGCGCGCACCGACATCGCCATCATGGGTGGCCTGTTCCATCGCCTGCGCGCGGCCTACGCGAAGGATGGCGGGACCTTCCCCGACCCGATCCTCGGCCTGGACTGGAATTACCTGCGTCCGGACGAACCGGGGCCCGATGAGATCGCCAGGGAATTCAACGGCAAGGCCCTGGCCGACCTCACCGACCCAGCCACCGGTGCGGTGCTGCTCAAGGCCGGCGAGCAGGTGCCCGGCTTCGCCGTGCTGCGCGACGATGGCAGCACCGCCAGCGGTTGCTGGATCTTCGCCGGCAGCTGGACCGCCGCCGGCAACCAGATGGCCCGCCGCGACAACTCGGACCCCTACGCCATGGGCCAGACCCTGGGCTGGGCCTGGGCCTGGCCGGCGAACCGGCGCATCCTCTACAACCGCGCCTCGGCCGACCCGTCGGGCAAGCCGTGGAACCCGGAGAAGAAACGCCTGGTGTGGTGGAACGGCAAGGCCTGGACCGGCACCGACGTGCCCGACTTCAAGGGGGATGCCGCGCCGGACCTGGGCATGAGCCCCTTCATCATGAACCCCGAGGGCGTCGCGCGGTTCTTCGCCCTCGACAAGATGAGCGAAGGGCCTTTCCCCGAGCACTACGAACCCTTCGAAACCCCCGTCGGGCGCAACCTGCTGCACCCGGAGCACGCCAAGGTCACCAGCAACCCGGCTGCGCGGGTGTTCAAGCTCGACTGGGAAACCTTCGGCAAGGCGGAGAACTTCCCCTACGCCGCCACCACCTACCGGCTCACCGAGCACTTCCACTTCTGGACCAAGCACTGCCGGCTGAACGCGATCACCCAGCCCCAGCAGTTCGTCGAGATCGGCGAAGCCCTGGCCAAGGAACTGGGCATTGCCGCCGGCGACTGGGTCAAGGTCTCCTCCAACCGGGGCTTCATCAAGGCCGTGGCGGTGGTGACCAAGCGCATCAGGCCGCTCACGGTGGATGGCAAGACCGTGCACCAGGTCGGCATTCCGCTGCACTGGGGCTTCTCCGGCGTGGCGCAGGCGGGCTACATCACCAACACGCTCACGCCCTTCGTCGGCGATGGCAACACGCAGACCCCGGAATTCAAGTCGTTCCTGGTCAACGTGGAAAAGGCATGA
- a CDS encoding DMT family transporter, which yields MPKAWWLLALPFVAGAFLPLQAGINGQLAKQVSSVMSAALISFLVGTVALLSVVLIQRELPSLDALKGVSWWQWSGGLLGAVFIATAAFASPRIGALLFMALVLAGQLSMALTLDHFGWAGYREASVSVGKLAGLALIFAGVWLIRRG from the coding sequence ATGCCCAAGGCCTGGTGGCTGCTCGCCCTGCCCTTCGTCGCCGGCGCCTTCCTGCCCTTGCAGGCCGGCATCAACGGTCAGTTGGCCAAACAGGTTTCCAGTGTCATGAGCGCGGCGCTGATTTCCTTCCTGGTGGGCACCGTCGCCCTGCTCAGCGTGGTGCTGATCCAGCGCGAACTGCCTAGCCTCGACGCCCTCAAGGGGGTGAGCTGGTGGCAATGGAGCGGCGGCCTGCTGGGAGCCGTGTTCATCGCCACGGCGGCATTCGCCAGCCCGCGCATCGGCGCCCTGCTGTTCATGGCGCTGGTGCTGGCCGGCCAGTTGAGCATGGCGCTGACGCTGGACCACTTTGGCTGGGCCGGTTACCGCGAGGCCTCCGTCAGCGTCGGCAAGCTGGCCGGCCTGGCACTGATCTTTGCCGGTGTCTGGCTCATTCGTCGGGGATAA
- a CDS encoding GGDEF domain-containing protein encodes MTDADLPHSPERFCLWREVQDTRTRTRLGGAFYLIAWLLCWLFSAAPLQHLGAGLAGSAFFGLMLAARLLHHPPAAGTEAELQRWLDRHWGVILMSSIGWGLAHAWVLLTAGFQPASLIATLATVAFSTAMAFNFAMRRRRAALAIFLLYLPGLATLALGDDSTRAELVTLVFYLSYLILVMNRTHHEYGTMLALELQLLEQRQRLDTLSRTDGLTQLGNRYQFNNLFPAMCANAQRHGSELSLLLMDIDFFKRINDEHGHSMGDACLRAFGERMRAFFRRDSDALLRLGGEEFGVLMPDTSLEQARQLAEQFREDLANQGFQLGGQHLPVTASLGLGCFHERDGGSAEAFFKRVDDALYRAKALGRDRLELAEG; translated from the coding sequence ATGACCGATGCCGATCTGCCCCACTCCCCGGAGCGTTTCTGCCTCTGGCGCGAAGTGCAGGACACCCGTACACGCACACGACTCGGCGGCGCCTTCTACCTGATCGCCTGGCTGCTCTGCTGGCTGTTCAGCGCAGCGCCGTTGCAGCACCTGGGCGCAGGGCTGGCGGGCAGCGCCTTCTTCGGCCTGATGCTGGCGGCGCGCCTGCTTCACCATCCCCCCGCCGCCGGCACCGAGGCCGAACTGCAGCGCTGGCTGGACCGGCATTGGGGCGTGATCCTGATGTCGTCCATCGGCTGGGGCCTGGCCCATGCCTGGGTACTGCTGACCGCCGGCTTCCAACCGGCCAGCCTGATCGCCACCCTGGCCACCGTCGCCTTCAGCACCGCCATGGCCTTCAACTTCGCCATGCGTCGGCGCCGCGCCGCCCTGGCCATCTTCCTGCTCTACCTGCCGGGCCTCGCGACCCTCGCGCTGGGCGACGACAGCACCCGCGCGGAACTCGTCACCCTGGTGTTCTACCTCAGCTACCTGATCCTGGTGATGAACCGCACACACCACGAATACGGCACCATGCTCGCCCTTGAGCTGCAGTTGCTGGAACAACGTCAGCGTCTGGACACGCTAAGCCGCACCGACGGCCTGACCCAACTGGGCAACCGCTACCAGTTCAACAACCTGTTTCCCGCCATGTGTGCCAACGCGCAACGCCACGGCAGCGAGCTGTCGCTGCTGCTGATGGACATCGACTTCTTCAAGCGGATCAATGACGAACACGGCCACAGCATGGGCGATGCCTGCCTGCGGGCGTTCGGCGAGCGCATGCGTGCATTCTTCCGCCGCGACAGCGACGCCCTGCTGCGCCTGGGCGGCGAGGAATTCGGCGTGCTGATGCCGGACACCAGCCTGGAGCAGGCCCGCCAGTTAGCCGAGCAGTTCCGCGAAGACCTCGCCAACCAGGGTTTCCAGCTCGGCGGCCAGCACCTGCCGGTCACCGCCAGCCTGGGCCTTGGCTGCTTCCATGAACGCGATGGCGGCAGCGCCGAAGCCTTCTTCAAGCGGGTGGACGATGCGCTGTACCGGGCCAAGGCGCTGGGACGGGATCGACTGGAGTTGGCCGAAGGCTGA
- a CDS encoding methyl-accepting chemotaxis protein, with translation MTDMVATAVHEMGLTVQEIARNAGAAAQASQQARDESLEARRVVGESVDHIEKMSSEIGLAASAVSELAEQVASIDQVLAVIRGISEQTNLLALNAAIEAARAGEMGRGFAVVADEVRTLASRTQASTDEIQQMIQRLKHGAETAVHSMHAGQSATGTGVEASQRTGTSLGAITDQVERISDMNHQVAAATEEQSSVTEEINRNVQGIADLAHATASEVRGCREECQTLSRLAGDLARQVGKFRL, from the coding sequence ATGACCGACATGGTGGCCACCGCCGTACACGAGATGGGCCTCACCGTGCAGGAGATCGCGCGCAACGCCGGCGCCGCCGCCCAGGCTTCGCAGCAGGCCCGCGACGAGTCCCTGGAGGCGCGCAGGGTGGTGGGCGAGTCGGTGGACCACATCGAGAAGATGTCCAGCGAGATCGGCCTCGCCGCCTCGGCGGTGAGCGAGCTGGCCGAGCAGGTCGCCTCCATCGACCAGGTGCTGGCGGTGATCCGCGGCATTTCCGAGCAGACCAACCTGCTGGCGCTGAACGCTGCCATCGAGGCCGCCCGTGCTGGCGAAATGGGCCGGGGCTTTGCCGTGGTCGCCGATGAAGTCCGCACCCTGGCCAGCCGTACCCAGGCCTCCACCGACGAAATCCAGCAGATGATCCAGCGCCTCAAGCATGGCGCCGAGACGGCAGTGCATTCCATGCACGCCGGCCAGTCCGCCACCGGCACCGGGGTGGAGGCCAGCCAGCGCACCGGTACCTCCCTGGGCGCCATCACCGACCAGGTGGAACGCATCAGCGACATGAACCACCAGGTGGCGGCGGCCACCGAGGAGCAATCCTCGGTGACCGAGGAAATCAACCGTAACGTGCAGGGCATCGCCGACCTGGCCCACGCCACCGCCAGCGAGGTGCGCGGTTGCCGCGAGGAGTGCCAGACCCTCAGCCGCCTGGCCGGCGACCTGGCCCGACAGGTCGGCAAGTTCAGGCTGTAA